ccaATTATGTACCTTCCTGTGCCATTTTTCATCAGTCCGTGcctgtatattaatatgttaacataaataaaaaaaacaataataaaaggtaaaaaaaaaaataccacataCATGCtgacatacatacatacactgAACTGGATATCagtaaaatcatatttacaGTCTACCAatgataatcatttttttttattattaaagattataatatttattttatttattttattttaataggtttaTTTGCAACcaagttgttttaaaaatgtaagttttgtAACAACCAATCATAAAGTGGAAAAGCGAAAAAAAGACAGggaatcaattttattatggaatagcttatataataaagttacaGAATTTGAAGAATTAAGAATAGTAGCTGTTGAAATTGAAGgcaactggtaattttttttagtatataatcaAGAAATAATGCAAttgaattatattgtacacaaaatgCAACAAgtgtaacttttataaattatgttttgtggTTATTTAGGTTCAGAGGGAAACTAATTAGTtacaatgaatttaaaactgaaaatactTTAATTCAGTTAATTGATTATGGCAATTTCTATGAAACTAAATTAGAGAATCTGTTTGTCattccatattattttatgtatgaaCCATTAGTAAGTAAaagttatttacattttaaacgcctacatttaatttttcacttaaTGTATAATAAGTTTTGTATTCTAGGTTTTACCTGTCACATTCAAAGATTTTATTCCGAAGGAAACAAAATTTTCTATAAAACCCCTTCTGTCAGAGAGTGTAAATattgagttataacttatagctaatattatttatatttattagtttttattgtatattttataattatgtatttattcttAGAAACTACATGAAGGAGTTGTTCTTGTTGATGTCAAATGTAATGATACAAAGTTGGAAAATTGTgttaatgaaaaacaattattagaatcaaaaaaagagtaagttattaactttaatattatttagtaaatgtatattttattattgttaccaatgaatagttaaaattgtattgtatcgAAGTCTTTATTTTGAATCCCACTCTTTTAGtactttatacaaatttaaaatggtatgatttctagacattttttcttgttaattttaatagagcccctaattcattattttcattataaaataattaaagtaatgCTCTACAGGTACTTCCGTTGATAAccttagttttttattattaacatatatgTTCTAATTGTTGTAAAGGTTTGCAGCAATATAAAGCCTGTCTTAAAACCTGCGGACATTTTAGGctgaaataatgtataaataatatattttatgaattttataaatgtttaattggtgatcaaaaccaaaattgtatgaattttgCCCAATGAAAAAAGAAAGTTAGGCATCAATGCTCTGAAGGTTCTTGAGCGTACAACTCATTTTCAGTTTACATTATGCCTCTATTGTAACTACATTAACTACAAGTTtctttaatttctttatttttaaatatgttttagcaTTGACTCTGctaatgattcaaaaattataagtgcagaaaataatatatccaaTGGTCATGATAACGAATcaaggtaaatataattttcttctaTCAAAGTACTACTTGATTAATATGTTCAtagaaaaacttatatttaCAGCTCATATGTATCTAGAACTCTCAGAAAAGGTAGCTTCATTAGCGAAGAAAATCTGAACAATGTGCCATTAAAAAATGAGGATTATtgcattttgacttattttgaagaTTTTACTTGTTTGTATGTTGGAAAAGCTATAAAATGTGGCAATACTGGCAGTTACAATTTCGTTGATTTTGATACTGTATTAAACACTGCTAACAGTACAGGTAAaccaaatttatatttcttactGGTCAAATCGTTAAAATAAATTGAGAAATTTGTATATTCTGGTTTTCTAGTATTctttgttgttatattatttttgttactttttcaatttttttaaacatataatttaatcatcTAAGACTACTTGTAAATTGGTGTTTCATTaaccacatattttatattttaatattcaaagagtTCACCTTAACATGATGATAATTTATCGCTGCATCGACTATTTACATATTCCAAAATGCTATACTTTGAAATAACTTCATATTATCTTTTCTGTCTACGTCATCTGTAGATTGCATACGGtcaaaaaaatcaatcaattgtgattaaatattttgaaataaataactgataagtgatggttattacctattatttttaataacattttgagTATAACCTTAAAACAccatatttaatacctactaacTAGTATAGTTTTCATATAGCAACAATAGGTAGTTGGAGATGACCAATAACCTTAATTTGAtattcacaattattttatgtcataaactacaaaacaattcatttatatttgtatttttttattactagataaaatactaaaatgtaatcCAGCTGTGGGAGACATGGTCAAAGTTTTTTCATCTGTAAATGATGGTTTATATAgagcaaaaatattaaaaaataatataggttgtTATGATGTTTTCTACATTGATTTTGGAAACATTGAAACAGTTCCATCAAATGTTATTTATGAATTGGCTGATGAATTGAAGAAGgtattttttcttatacttttaattattttttttcatttttaataatttatgttttgttatgATCAAGTTTCCTATGGTTTTTACCCATACTACCAACATTTGAGTCAAGTCTGTTTTCcagttaataatacaaatataattactatttatgcATGTATAGTCTAAcctatatttctatttatttttatttgtacaatttcaGCCTGGAATAGCTGTTAAAATAGGACTCGGTGATTTAAAACATATTCAAACAACTGAACAAATTAAAgatatgtttcaaaaattttgTGACGTCGGAAAGCCATTTATGATTGTACGTAatgtatactatacctacttaaaattatttgaaaatggatcttataattttataattattattaatcatctaaaaagaaaatatcataatatattcaatttgttaaatgtagcaataatgttaacaattaatctattaatatttattaataagattaattaaatacaatgcaattttattataattatttgatacttataaaaatacaaatatttttagttcaaatagtattttacatacaatgctatagatattatatatatctatatatataaaactgaaatcaagcaaaagaggaaatctttgttacggtttgtcttcgaaacttcttatccaattgtcatgcagtttttttttaatgaaagaggatatcacggagcaggttttaggcataaataaagtccgataatgttagtcaataataattattatgtatagattactaattattagtaatctatacatataaaatcaatataccaatgactcactgatcgctgtatctcaaaaactactcaacgtacggacttgaaatttggaatagaggttcttctcatattttcacAGTGCAATATgaaaggattttcaaaaatgttgcgttttattggagtaattaacgattataataaattattcactgCCAATACGTATTGTGCGGCACGGCGGCCCGCGGGTTTCCAGCTACCAGCAACCTATCCTTTttgttcgtcgtcgtcgtcgtcgtcgtgtagaTAAGAATAATGATTCCGAGATTAAAATTGTTCCGAGAAGTTTATCGATAAAAATGATCCCATGCATCGCGCGTACACCAATACTCCtatctataatatctatactactatataaaatGAAGTCGGTTTTttttgttcgggataaactccgaaactactaaACCGATTTGGTTGattctttttttattgtgttcgtaattgtcaggacaaggttcttatgaaagaacacgttaggaaaatccaccagaaaagttgaaaatagggatgtaaaaaatacaagtgGCGCCAtcttttcagaaaaaaataaactaaataataaaaaatttagtttattgttgcagattaaaataataatagtgtactaTATATTGGTTGTTATTGGTTAATCCGGcatttttgttgatttgtattattatttttcgtcaatatatatataggtatatataaatgaatgtttgtgtgtagattagacatctgggaagaagatagatttttttaaaaagagttaaatttggttATTGAATTTtggatattgtattaattgattatattaatccaccgtagggggaattaagtaaaaacgacaaacttcgtataactttgatacttaagagtttaatcatacatttacgtacaaacagcactggatccacgatctaccgcagatagattgcctacctgataatctACTGCtgtaaatcagaatttttaatataacagaaaagttaagataaattttgaacaccatacaccgactATTAAATAACggattgaacaaagtttgagtcatatagagttggtacatttaactgGCAACgtagtgcacgggatcagctatttttgataaaaatatatttatcattaatacctctcgaaacatttcaatacgttttcattaaccattttttatatttacttgccaatcacattaaacaataaaatttgaaaaaaaaattatacatatcatcctctggaggcaaaataaacaaccaatcacgggcgaagctgtgacgggtcggctagtgttcattataattttaaaataaagtattatttaaatgtatattatatatattattttttttaggtgttCAATGAAAACTCTGAAAATTGTCTAgaaaatgtcaaattaaaaGATATAGAAAATGGATCatatattaattctaaatatttaatgaaacgtACATCAACACAaactggtaatattattatctagtatcTATCTCTTATTTCATTtgtagaattaataataaattaatatgtttaaaatttgtatcacCTACTATACTAGATACATCCGAAGTTATTGATCAACAGGCAAGATCacgaagtttaattttttataatgctgCAGAATCTGATGGAAATAATGAGGATGACATATCTCTAATAAGATCTGTCTTACGTGTTATGACTCGTAATATTGCTCCAGCATTAGTCACTAGACTAGGAAAAAAAACAAGTGAACCTCGGCCACTTAAAGTTACTTTTCATGATCCAtcagatatttttattgtacttaaaaataaatacaaactgtGCACTTCATCTACATACAGTTCCATTCGGATATCTACAGATCGTACTAAAATGCAACAAAATGAACTTCGTGATATCATAAAAAAACTCAATGAACGTAAAGCAGCCGGTGAATCCAACATAGGGTTGAAGTTTGACAAAGGCGTTCCAACCATTTCAAAATACTAGATTACTGAATACTAGTAATCGTTCTAGAGGTGGGGTTGTTCTCttatcaatgaataataaatttcattatCGTTTATTACATTTACCCATCAGCCCAGTTAAACAAGTATttgtcattattaaaataaacaatagttatattataatatacctacatatttttattatgtatattttcctCCTCATACTGATATCTCAATTTACACTGcacattttgatattattaataatttacttttaagttttccttatgttaatattgtaattatggtTGGTGACTACAATTTTCCTAAACTTCAATGGCACGTTAGCTCTATTGGATTTTTTCCTAATCTATTGaccttaaataattttgaatcagAGTTCTTATCAAATTCATCTTTTCTAAatctttttcaatttaataatgtttaaaacagtACTGGTTCAATGCTAGACTTAGTTCTTTTctggtttaaataatttatctgtaAATTCTCTTGTTACGTGTCACATTTATCATCCGGGCTTATAAATTTCTTTTCCCATAGTTATAAGTGAAccaattgaatataatttatgcatgtataacttttttaattgtaattacgCAGATATAACATTAAGCTTAGCTTCGATAGACtggaataaattattcaaagatCTTAATATTAATGAGGTTCTCGACTTGTTCTAttctattatttatgatatcattaatatttttgtacctaaaataattaaacgtcaGTCTTACTAGGTACCTTCTGTGGTATGGTAAAAGTTGCTCATAAAGTGTTTAAGAGTTCGGGTTTGGTGAGTGATTACAATACTTTTTCTAATCTTCGTGGAAGATGTAAGttctttagaaaaatattatcagtattatgtaagtaaaattcaaactaatttaaaaatcaatccTAATACATTTTGGAAATTCATAAACAGTAAgtgcaaaaataattttttacctaaTCGTAGGCATTTAAACAGatgaatttaatattcctaatgatattattaatacttttgcTAATTACTTCTCTAGTGTTTATGAAAACTACGATTATGTTAATGTTAATTACAAGCAGTGAAATACTATTCTTTACTTCACTATAACTTCGGTACTACCACTGAGTATAGAAtggtataattatatcaatagtaCTATAcgttacttaatataatataataataaatcgtagGTACCTTTACGCGTTGTCTCCATGTCACTAACAAACTAACAAATCGCGGAAAAAATACCTTTTTCTTTGGTACAATATCCCAcctaacataaaatatgaagaattttttttttatatagtaataaattaattccaGGAGCGGTCTTAAGGTTTATTTGTAGGGGGGTTTGgagtgaattttttttcgattttaaagaataaaattcgGAGACTATTTACTGTTTTGTAGTCACTGACGACTGGTgttttatagtgtataatttGATACTGGACAAAACATATAACATAAACCGACTGGTGAGTGATTCTGAGATGAGCAGTGAATGTAATGAATGTaatgaatttacaattatttttttaattttttcaactttttgtgTTTCTAAACGATAAGTAGTGGTTTAACATTCAACTTGAGTATCTTTTCTTGTGGGTAAGtcaatctagttggtgcatacGAGATGTAAAAACttcctaatagttttcaaaagtgacaagaaaaataaaaaaggtggataagtggatgtcgctctgctgtacagtaggttacaagtgggtcactgtaatggatggtgttaaatttgaattcaatgatataatatcattgtataagaaaaacgattctgagcgaaaatggtcagtcagcctatgatttttccaagtatatttgatgatttattgtgaataaagtaatttatatataacctatttacgtggagccttgttttaaattttcaatccttagccataaaagttaaaaatgtataaaattttagattctgagagaagcgatgaatgtattgattctacaatgatgtgtgtttttttttttttttattttttttttttttttgtgtctgtcatcaccttttaggacagtaaaagtgcttggattttcttcaatagtaacttttctgataggaaagtgaatctagttggtactttggggggtcaaaagtaaaaatttcccagtagttttcacaagcgacgtgaaaaacaaaagaaaaattaaggaaaaacgggaatttttacgcaaaatctgttttcgagaaaatcgattttggtttttggtgtaaccctaaaacaaatgaccgtagggacatgaaattttgactgaatgtttcgatttctcatgtaacaattttcttattttattctaattaaaaaacgaatgactgtagatacttgaaaatttcacttaatgtttatattagcattttctatacaccataaaatgtgcaaaatattttgactctttttgagctgtttacggacattgtcagttttcaatttttttagttttttttctataaatatcaatacatttttatttgttgggtaaaaaagcgtgaaaatttaatataaggctcctgatatatcgttctaatagcagttgaataatattaaaaatacatatgcacaatttttttttataagcatttaaagttcaaattttgacaacatttatcaaatttataatttattaattattttgtagttaaaaatttataaaatgtttaacttttatggctaaggattgaaaatttaaaacaaggctccacgtaaaaaggttataatataggttattatataaattactttattcacaataatatcatcaaatatacttggtaaaatcataggctgactgaccgttttcgctcagaatcgtttttcttatacaatgatattatatcattgaa
This genomic window from Metopolophium dirhodum isolate CAU chromosome 1, ASM1992520v1, whole genome shotgun sequence contains:
- the LOC132938957 gene encoding uncharacterized protein LOC132938957, coding for MALCPLTSTQVLEFLSLNTWTEVYLQPSCFKNVSFVTTNHKVEKRKKDRESILLWNSLYNKVTEFEELRIVAVEIEGNWFRGKLISYNEFKTENTLIQLIDYGNFYETKLENLFVIPYYFMYEPLVLPVTFKDFIPKETKFSIKPLLSESKLHEGVVLVDVKCNDTKLENCVNEKQLLESKKDIDSANDSKIISAENNISNGHDNESSSYVSRTLRKGSFISEENLNNVPLKNEDYCILTYFEDFTCLYVGKAIKCGNTGSYNFVDFDTVLNTANSTDKILKCNPAVGDMVKVFSSVNDGLYRAKILKNNIGCYDVFYIDFGNIETVPSNVIYELADELKKPGIAVKIGLGDLKHIQTTEQIKDMFQKFCDVGKPFMIVFNENSENCLENVKLKDIENGSYINSKYLMKRTSTQTDTSEVIDQQARSRSLIFYNAAESDGNNEDDISLIRSVLRVMTRNIAPALVTRLGKKTSEPRPLKVTFHDPSDIFIVLKNKYKLCTSSTYSSIRISTDRTKMQQNELRDIIKKLNERKAAGESNIGLKFDKGVPTISKY